In the genome of Amia ocellicauda isolate fAmiCal2 chromosome 3, fAmiCal2.hap1, whole genome shotgun sequence, one region contains:
- the LOC136747266 gene encoding serum amyloid P-component, whose translation MEKLVVLLALLASGSGERQDLSGKVFTFPEESAVSYVKLFPEKDGPYNDVTVCLRYATDLQRNYALFSLSTREHDNGFLIFKNPSGQYNVWRAGKELTLKHMAEEKELLPWTHVCATWDSVTGIAQLWVNGKGSVRKGVKTSGSIQAKPFILLGQEQDSYGGSFDKGQSFVGQISNVHMWDRVLSPCEIWTIYTGRTSEPSNVLSWKSMQFEIEGYVILENEIVQDLCMSPRNNPHDQIKNIQYGL comes from the exons ATGGAGAAGCTGGTGGTTTTGTTAGCCTTGCTGGCCAGTGGGTCAGGAGAAAGGCAAG ACCTGTCGGGGAAGGTGTTCACTTTTCCAGAGGAGTCTGCTGTGAGCTATGTGAAACTGTTTCCTGAGAAAGATGGACCTTATAATGATGTGACAGTCTGCCTTCGCTATGCCACTGACTTGCAGCGCAATTATGCTCTCTTCTCCTTGAGCACACGTGAACATGACAATggctttcttatttttaaaaatccatCTGGCCAATATAATGTATGGAGAGCTGGCAAGgaattaactttaaaacatATGGCCGAAGAAAAGGAGCTCTTGCCTTGGACTCACGTGTGCGCTACCTGGGACTCTGTCACCGGCATTGCGCAGTTGTGGGTTAACGGGAAGGGCAGTGTAAGGAAGGGGGTTAAAACTTCAGGTTCCATCCAGGCAAAGCCATTCATATTACTGGGTCAAGAACAGGACAGTTATGGGGGTAGTTTTGATAAAGGTCAGTCTTTTGTTGGCCAGATATCCAATGTCCACATGTGGGATCGTGTGCTGTCGCCCTGTGAAATATGGACTATTTATACAGGTAGAACATCTGAACCAAGTAATGTCCTGAGCTGGAAGTCGATGCAGTTTGAGATTGAGGGGTACGTGATACTGGAGAATGAAATCGTCCAGGATCTATGTATGTCCCCCAGGAACAACCCACATGATCAAatcaaaaatatacagtatggtCTGTAA